CATCGCGGCGATCGGCGACCGGGCGGCGGAGCGCTGGGGCGTGGACGTCGGCGATCGCGTCGCGGTGGAGGCGCCGATCCCGTGCAGCCGCTGCCGCACCTGCCTCGCGGGCCGGTACCACCTCTGCCGCGGACGCGGGACGATGTTCGCGCACGGCTACGTGCGGCTCTCCCACCCGCCGGGACTCTGGGGCGGCTACGCCGACTTCATGTACCTCGATCCCTGCTCGGTGGTGCACAAGGTGCGCGCGGACATTCCTGCGAGCCTGGCCGTCATGTTCAATCCGCTCGGCGCGGGCTTCCGCTGGGCGGTGGAGATCCCGCGCACGGGCCCCGGTGACGTCGTCCTGATCCTCGGTCCGGGACAGCGCGGGATCGCCTCGGTCGTCGCCGCCCGCGCCGCCGGCGCCGACACGATCATCGTGACGGGGCTCGCGCGTGACGGGGCGAAGCTCGCGCTCGCGCGCGAGCTCGGCGCCGACCACGTCATCGACGTCGAGCGCGAGGATGCGGCGCGGCGGGTGCGCGAGCTCACCAACGGGCACGGCGCCGACGTCGTGCTCGAGGTGTCGTCGTACGCAACCGCGCCCGTCGCCGACGCGCTCCGCTACGTCGCGACCAGCGGCCGCATCGTGCTGGCCGGCGTGAAGGGCTTCAAGCCCGTGCCGGATTTCGTGAGCGACTTCGCCGTCGTCAAGGAGGTCACGATCCACGGCGCGTTCGGCGTGACGGCGCGTGCCTACGACGCGGCGATCCGGCTGATCGAGTCGGGGCGCGTGCCGCTCGCGCGCATGCACACGCACGACTTCGC
This DNA window, taken from Deltaproteobacteria bacterium, encodes the following:
- a CDS encoding zinc-binding dehydrogenase; translation: MLPRTSRVVVQEGPRQLVLRELPIPPIDDDGAILRIEACGICGSDVEQYTGTIPVPLPVVPGHEPLGVIAAIGDRAAERWGVDVGDRVAVEAPIPCSRCRTCLAGRYHLCRGRGTMFAHGYVRLSHPPGLWGGYADFMYLDPCSVVHKVRADIPASLAVMFNPLGAGFRWAVEIPRTGPGDVVLILGPGQRGIASVVAARAAGADTIIVTGLARDGAKLALARELGADHVIDVEREDAARRVRELTNGHGADVVLEVSSYATAPVADALRYVATSGRIVLAGVKGFKPVPDFVSDFAVVKEVTIHGAFGVTARAYDAAIRLIESGRVPLARMHTHDFALADAERAIRTLAGEIPGESSIHSCLVPDARPRS